A stretch of Kazachstania africana CBS 2517 chromosome 7, complete genome DNA encodes these proteins:
- the FAA2 gene encoding medium-chain fatty acid-CoA ligase FAA2 (similar to Saccharomyces cerevisiae FAA2 (YER015W); ancestral locus Anc_7.166), giving the protein MYKTFSITNLIDSDPRYSKLKLKLESSKNSDDRDVYIKELLHSLPLTLYPSYETFLQRQAVPISSRPENGIVFRSSLSTDELVTCVDDTLLTFYDHFMFVLRNFPEKDCLGYRPYNKLTNNWENYYKFDTYSQIFERCQDFGSGIISLISGSSRDKKSFIVSILSQNNPEWVISDISCQIYSLTTTALYETLDPETLQYILNLTESPVLIFTMNNLAKIINSIPFLKHLKILICMDDLSKDEISIINNSILHSKKLALYSFKQVEQIGQLVKFEPIPPKPESIYTICFTSGTTGLPKGVELTQQNITAGLAFAFSAFDLEDFDKNQLYDMCFLPLTHIFQRMITMYGLSIGLGIGFLHKPDPTVLIEDLKILKPNVLAVVPRILSKIESQIKLSIASSTMKQISLKLMKPIISQKIRDSLGFTNIAYLVTGSAPISKSTLIFLREILDIGVRQGYGMTETFAGICLSQTDEPKKSIGSSGAIGITSELKLKDVADMNYFTKDLKGEILLRGPQIFAKYYKNEKDTNASIDQDGWFSTGDVGFVDENGRLHIIDRVKNFFKLSQGEYIAPEKIENSYLSSCPFINQIFIYGNSFESYLIGILSIDPEIVKSLLVGKKLISPKATIEELIDLLNNDKFLKRQLLSLINKTLEGKNLLSFEKIHNFYVGVDLLKVEDNIITPTLKIKRHQATQFFKNELDILYQEGSLVREEKL; this is encoded by the coding sequence ATGTACAAGACTTTCTCGATTACCAATTTAATTGACTCAGATCCCAGATACTccaaattaaaattaaagttAGAAAGCTCAAAGAATAGTGATGATAGAGATGTTTATATTAAAGAGTTATTGCATTCTTTACCTTTGACTCTTTATCCATCGTATGAAACTTTCTTACAGAGACAAGCTGTACCTATATCATCACGACCTGAGAATGGTATAGTCTTCAGAAGCTCATTATCTACAGATGAATTGGTCACTTGTGTTGATGACACACTATTAACATTTTATGATCATTTTATGTTCGTTTTAAGGAATTTTCCAGAAAAGGATTGTTTAGGTTATAGACcttataataaattaacaAATAACTGggaaaattattataaatttgatacttattcacaaatttttgaaagatgtCAAGATTTTGGTAGTGGCATAATATCTTTAATTAGTGGTAGTTCAAGAGAcaaaaaaagtttcatAGTTTCTATATTATCGCAAAATAATCCAGAATGGGTAATTTCTGACATATCTtgtcaaatttattcattaaCTACAACAGCTCTATATGAAACTTTGGATCCTGAAACTCTccaatatattttaaatttgacGGAAAGTCCAGtattaatatttacaaTGAATAATTTGGCAAAAATCATAAATTCAATACCTTTCTTAAAGcatctaaaaattttgatttgtaTGGACGATTTatcaaaagatgaaatatcaattatTAATAACTCTATTCTTCATAGTAAAAAATTGGCActttattcttttaaaCAAGTAGAGCAAATCGGACAACTAGTCAAATTTGAACCTATTCCTCCAAAACCTGAATCCATTTATACTATCTGCTTTACATCAGGTACAACAGGTTTACCAAAAGGTGTCGAATTAACTCAACAAAATATCACAGCGGGGTTAGCTTTCGCATTTTCAGCATTTGATttggaagattttgataaaaatcaGTTGTATGATATGTGTTTCTTACCTTTGACTCacattttccaaagaatGATTACAATGTATGGTCTTTCGATAGGCTTAGGTATAGGCTTCTTACATAAACCTGATCCAACAGTATTGATCGAAGATTTAAAGATCTTAAAGCCGAATGTATTGGCTGTAGTACCCAGAATCTTAAGTAAAATAGAATCTcaaatcaaattatcaataGCTTCTTCTACGATGAAACAAATTAGTTTGAAACTAATGAAGCCAATCATAAGccaaaaaataagagatTCACTAGGGTTTACAAATATTGCATATCTAGTGACAGGATCAGCACCAATATCAAAATCGactttaattttcttgagAGAAATTTTAGATATTGGCGTCAGACAAGGTTATGGAATGACTGAAACATTTGCTGGTATTTGTTTGAGTCAAACAGATGAACCAAAGAAATCAATAGGTTCTAGTGGTGCGATAGGTATAACAtctgaattgaaattgaaagatgtaGCTGAtatgaattattttacaaaagatttaaaaGGTGAAATCTTGCTACGTGGTCCTCAGATATTTGCTAAATactataaaaatgaaaaggatACCAATGCTTCAATTGATCAAGATGGTTGGTTTTCCACTGGTGATGTCGGttttgttgatgaaaatggtagacttcatattattgatagagtgaaaaatttcttcaaattgtCACAAGGAGAATATATCGCACCCGAAAAGATAGAAAATTCTTACCTTTCCTCATGCCCTTTCATTAATCAAATCTTCATATATGGTAACTCTTTTGAGAGTTATTTAATTGGCATTCTCAGTATTGATCCAGAGATAGTCAAGTCGTTACTGGtgggaaaaaaattgatcagTCCAAAAGCTACCATCGAAGAGttgattgatttattaaataatgacaaatttttgaaaagacaGTTACTCAGTCTTATTAATAAGACTTTAGAAGGTAAAAATCTATTGagttttgaaaagattcataatttttatGTCGGCgttgatttattgaaagtgGAGGATAACATCATAACGccaactttgaaaattaaGCGCCATCAAGCGacacaatttttcaagaatgaaTTGGATATTTTATATCAAGAGGGTTCTTTGgttagagaagaaaaattataa